The genome window TCGATCAAATCCACTGCCCATCCGGCCTAAATATCGGCGGCAGCGGCCCCGAAGCCATTGCCCTTTCCGTATTAGCTGAAATCCAAGCCACCTTCTCAGCCCGCGACGGCTCCGCCCTGAAGCACCGCTCCATCCCGATCCACTGCACATGCTAAATCAGAGCACACAGATCGGTGCGGTTATCTTAGCCGCAGGCTCATCCAGTCGCCTCGGCACACCGAAGCAATTGGTCACACACAACGGAACAAACCTACTCGAACAGACGATCCAAGCAGTGCGCTCCGCAAGCAACGGCCCAATTCTAATCGTCACAGGGGCGCACGCCGAGCGCATCGAAGCAACGCTATCCTCCCTCACCCAGAAAAATATACGAATCCATCGCAACACTAATTGGGAATCCGGAATGGGTAACAGTCTCGCTCACGGAGTCTCCGCTCTACTGGAAAACGCCCCGCACTTATCCGCGATCCTAGTGTCCGTTTGCGATCAACTACATATCAACGCCATACACATAGACACCCTGATCGATCGATCCACACAACAGCCGGATGGCATTGTGGCATCCAAATACGGCGACACGATTGGGCCGCCCGTTCTATTTCCCAAAACATACTTCACAGACCTCAAGAACTGCTCTGGCAATAAAGGCGCTAAGGCCATCCTATCCCACAACCTCAACGCCGTCGTCACGGTCGATTTCCCCAACGGAGAAGTGGATATCGATACACCGGACGACCTCAAATTACTCCCCTCTTAACCCTATCTATCCATGGATCTCGAATTAAACATCAACGGCACAGTGCATGCACTCGAAAATGCCGACCCAAACATGCCACTCCTATGGGCATTACGCGACACACTAGGACTAACCGGGACGAAGTATGGCTGCGGCATCGCTCAGTGCGGCGCCTGCACCGTGCACTTAAACGGCGCACCCATTCGCGCCTGCTCACTCCCCTTGGCCGCAGCGGCCGGTGGTGAAATCACAACGATCGAGGGACTGTCCGAAGATGGCAGTCACCCGGTGCAACAAGCATGGATCGAAGAAGACGTGCCACAATGCGGCTATTGCCAAGCGGGGCAAATCATGTCGGCCGTCGCGCTCCTGCAGCAGAACCCGAACCCCAACTACAACGACATCGATCAATTCATGGCAGGTAACCTCTGCCGTTGCGGCACCTACCCACGCATCCGCAAAGCCATTCAATCCGCAGCCCAGAAACTCGCCCAATGAAAACGATACTATGCTCCCGTCGTGACTTTCTCAAAGCCACTGGCCTGTCCGCCGCTGGCCTCGTCTTAGGTTTTAGAGCCGCGCAAGCCGCCTCACCAGCAGACTCAGAATTCAAGCCCAATGCTTACATCGTCATCAGCGAAGCAAGCGGCGTGCTCCTCTACATTCCCATTCCGGAAATCGGTCAAAACATCCGCACCACGTTTGCCATGGTGTTAGCCGACGAGCTCGGTGCCGACCTCAACAGCGTCACACTCAAACAAGCACCACCACAGGCTGACATCGGCCATCAAAATGCCGGAGGCAGCAACAGTGTCCGTCGCCAATACCAGCCCCTGCGCGAAGCCGCAGCCATC of Lentimonas sp. CC4 contains these proteins:
- a CDS encoding (2Fe-2S)-binding protein — protein: MDLELNINGTVHALENADPNMPLLWALRDTLGLTGTKYGCGIAQCGACTVHLNGAPIRACSLPLAAAAGGEITTIEGLSEDGSHPVQQAWIEEDVPQCGYCQAGQIMSAVALLQQNPNPNYNDIDQFMAGNLCRCGTYPRIRKAIQSAAQKLAQ
- a CDS encoding nucleotidyltransferase family protein, yielding MLNQSTQIGAVILAAGSSSRLGTPKQLVTHNGTNLLEQTIQAVRSASNGPILIVTGAHAERIEATLSSLTQKNIRIHRNTNWESGMGNSLAHGVSALLENAPHLSAILVSVCDQLHINAIHIDTLIDRSTQQPDGIVASKYGDTIGPPVLFPKTYFTDLKNCSGNKGAKAILSHNLNAVVTVDFPNGEVDIDTPDDLKLLPS